The Salvelinus sp. IW2-2015 unplaced genomic scaffold, ASM291031v2 Un_scaffold1009, whole genome shotgun sequence genomic interval GCAGTAGCTTGTaaaaattagatttttattttgacaACATTTTGGGACAAGCATGTGCATCATTAACTMCTGCCTCTTCACTCACTTTATCCTCGTGGGTATCAGGCAGAATACAACAGCAGTCTGTTGTGTTGGACAAGAGAGGCAACAGAATTGGCTGTACTCTAGTAACTCTCGCTAAGCCAAAGGAAATTACAACAAAAGACCCAGTATTGTGTTGGATTTCAGCATGGTAGACAAAGACAACCAACACACCTTGTATAGAGGTCCCCAAAAGTGttctttttttattgtgacaAGATGTTATGAAAATGTTTGGTTCCACAAGTGCTGTAATGGTGAGCAATTTAGACAACTCTTCTATGTGTGTTCATggtataaaaacaacaacaatcacaAAACAGTATTTTCAGATGGCACCCCTCTTATAAGACAGAATGGTTTATATCCTATCTAAAGTATGAGCRCATGGTACTGTACTAGGAACTGTTTCTGTCAACCCTTATCCTCAACCCAACCATTATACGCTAACATATCCCAATGGACTCTGGACCCAAAGAGGCACTTCTCCCAGCCTTTTTGGCAGGTCGAAAATCAGCACTGGTGACCAAGAGGTAAGCATTAGAGGTCACACTGATTCTGACTTTCAATACTGTATTTGAAACAAGGTTCCTCCTCTACTCATCTGACGTGGAAGCATATGAAAGGTGAAGCAACATGGTGGACTAGGTTCATACCTTCACTAAAACAACTGTCATTTATCTTCATTTATCTTAATTCAaccgaggaggagaggagattcaTTAGCCGTTAATGTAGATGAAGGAAagaagacgaggagaggaagCAACTTAAGACTTGTGAGGTGCCCCATcagtcatctctccttcctgtggGGTCTAGTTGGTGGTAGTTGGGGTGATCTGGGAGGAGGAGCTGCTGCTTCCAGAGCTCTTGTTGGTCTTCTGCCCCCTGGTGGCGCTGGGCTGGCGTGGCACCCTCTGGCTGGaaccctctctgctcttctccccgTGGCCAGCACCCGCTTTACTACGCACTGCAAAAACAAAGAGAAGGGTGAGAGGGAtggtttgcagtgtgtgtgtgtgtgtgtgtgtgtctgtcatgcAAGGCAAAATGGCTGTGTTTGGGCTGGAATAAGAACATGCAGATGAGCATGTTCAGATGAAAGACCAATGAGACATTTATGAGAGCATGACTGACAGCAATGAAGATGGAACACTTTATTCAGTCTAGACTCTTCCTAAATCGCCCTATGGGGAAAATGCCTCCCCCTCAAGCAGGTGAATCAAATTCAAAACCATGCAGTCAAAAACGTTTTGTCAAATATAGGGCTGCAATCTACARGAgtagagaaaacacaaagacagcaAGATGAGGTTAACAAACAAATGCACATACACTCAGagtccagtttattaggtacacctatttAGTACTGGATCGGACCCTCCTTTGCCTCCATAACAGTCTGAATTCTTTGTGGCATggaaatgttgctcaattggtatcaagggacctaacgtgtgccaggaaaacattccccacaccattataccactgccaccagcctgtaccgttgacaccaggcaggatggggcaatggactcatgctgcttatgccaaatcctgactctgccatcagcatgacgcaacaggagccaggattcgtcagaccaggcaatgcttttccactcctcaattgtctaGTGTTGGGGATCacatgcccactggagccacttcttgtMtttagctgataggagtggaacccagtgtggtcgtctgctgcaatagctcaTCCATGAAAGGATGCGTTCCAAGATACCYTTCTGCACACCACTGTGCTGCtctgttatttgcctgtttgtggcccgcctgttaacTCGCACAATTCTTGCAATTCTCCTTCGACTTCTCATTAACAAGCTGTTTTtacccacaggactgctgctgattGGATMTTTTTWGTTTGTTGCACTATTCTCYGTAAACCCTAGACTGTTGTGTGTGAGATACTTGAAAcggcgtgcctggcaccgacaatcataccgCGCTCAAAGTCGCTGAGGCCACTCGTTTTAGCCATtttaacattcaatcaaacagtaactgaatgcctcgatgcctgtctgcctgctttatatagcaagccacYGCTACGTGACTCACTGTCWGTAGGAGCAACCCATTTTcatgaacagggtggtgtacctaatacactgagtatacctgagtccacacgcacacacactgtgaaACCCCTACACACTAAGTAAACTCAGTGCACAAGGTGAAGACATTGAAGTACTGGAGCCAGACGGGCAAAAAAACAGAGGTTGAAGAGtttctggagagagatggagggatagagggaagaaaaggagagagtgaaAAGGGGACcttgagagtgaggagaggaggtgtcGTGGACCATCTTAGAGTTGACCCTGGTGGGCCTGGGGCCagcagaggaggaggtggaggaggaggtggggggaggtGCAGGGGGCTTAAAGCTTTTAGGGCCAGACACAACAGAGTCCTCTTCTTCAGCAGCGAGATAGATACGCACACAGAGTGTTTGTGCATACACACCACaaatacacagaaacacacatagagAAGAATTGGAGAGGAGTTAGAGTGCAAACTGAAATATACAGGTAACATTGTAAAGTTAGTGTTTGACTGGAGGCCAATGTATCCTATTCTCTTCTCCATTCATTTCTATTCAGCTGGCTGGCCAAGGCCACAGTGGAGCAAAGTGGAGAAGAGAATAGCAGCAATGTGTTAGTTAGTGAGGGGAATAGGAGACATTGGAAGATTAGGTGTAGAGACTCAGCTGGGGAAGTGAAAGGGGGGAATATCTTGTCTGAGCAGAATACAAGGGTTTAAGCAGAASGCTGCAAAGCAAGCAAAGCAACAGAAAGAGATCTATATTTTCTATTCCAcctaaataataaaaacaataattaTCTGTCTGTCCTTacccgacagacagacatacaggtacCATTARGGTATGGTAGAGTCTCCTGTGGCTCTCCTTCCAAATCTTGTTGACTAAACTAGTGYAAGTCTGGAGAACTTTAGTACTGGTTTTTGCATTACAATGGGAGAGCTGGCATTCAACACTCACATTTGATTGGCTTTGAGTAGACATtacatttcccctcaggagagGTATTTCGTTGTGTCTCGCTTTTCCTACTTCGTCAGACAACATTTTAGTAAGCTATACGACCTTAGTTTTGAATCTTATGCATGTAGGTTGCAAGTCTGAACATTTTTCAGAAACTCAACTTCTGTTTGGAGCACCATCCACGCTAAATATTTAATTGGTTGGATAACTGGAAAACGTAACACTAGTTTCTATCTTGACTCCACCACATTCCACCCTTTTTTTATCATCTTCATAAAGGGAAATTCKCAAGGCTTTCTAACATAACTTCTGAGGCTATAGAAACATTAacactcttctctgtctgtccctaCCCGAGAGACATGTACTGTTATGTAGAGGAAACAATGAGCTATATACTCTGGCTGGGCTACCAGTGAGAAAGCAGTATTGTTGCGGAACAGGAAACCACAACCSCTCTTTAGCGCTCTCACCACCTGATCCAGAGCCTACTGACCTCTGGGTTCTGTAGGGGCTGTGGTGGTGTTGGGGTAGGAGGCGGTGGAGGAGTCTCCCATGGAGGTTTCAGCTATCCTCTGGCCAGCACACATGGCCTTCAGTGTCTGGAACACAGCCAGGGGAGCCACGTTCATCTTCAACAGGTCCACAATGATCCTACAGGAGAGGACAAGGATTAAACTAAGAATACAGTGTACacgctctcactcactcacacacacacacacacacacacacacacacacacacacacacacacacacacacacacacacacacacacacacacacacacacNcacacacacacacacacacacacacacacacacacacacacacacacacacacacacacacacacacacacacacacacacacacacaaatcagtgaGTGTACTGGCCTGATCAATGCATTAGTCAGAGTCTAGGTCTGTAGGATAAGATGGGTTAAAAATACCAGCTCAGAATAATGTTGTTggccagacagaaagacaggggaTTGTGTGTTCAGatcagaggaaaaggagagggttgatgaggaaaggaagccaagttagactattgagatgcccCCTCTCAGACGTACTTGAAGACCTCCTGGTCCATGGCGATGCCTGCGGCCTGCGTCAGCTCAAATAGCTCACTCTCCTCGGCGTTGaggatcttcttcttcttcatggcATACTTGGTGACGTTGCCGCTGACCGTCARGCCCATGGCAGGGGAGTCTGGGGCCGTGGGGAGGGGCCCGGGGGCGGACTGCTGCTGAGAGTGAGACATGGCGGGTCACCTCAGTCACCTGGGGgccaagagagagggaggagatctcATTAGCAATTCAATCAACAACWAAAAATTATTCATGCATTTGCTCCATTGTTACCATTTTTTTGATGAGCCCACTCATTGGTGGTATGCACGTCTCTAGTACCATACAACATTTCAATGTAATTTTAGCAACTTcgtcagctagctagcaatcTATGTTTGTTTGGCAATAATTGTGAATGTGGCTACGAAACGTAGCTAAAGTCGCTATCTAACTTAGCCCTAAACGGCCCGCTTGCCAATACCTCAACTCTGATAACATTATTGCAAATGAAAAGCTTCTTACCTCAGCACTAAGTGGGGGTAGACGTTATTGAATTAGTGTGGTACTTATTTAGGGGGGAATGATCAGGCTGTTTGCTTTGACGGTTGTCATTCGTGTTGTTCAAAACATAGGCGCGGAATAACAACGTCACCGTTATACAAAAAAGGTGAGTGCGTAAGTGTTGCAGAAAAACCGCAAGAGGGCGTTAAAATCGAAKAACCTTAGAACCGGACTCTTCCATGTCCATATAAGGGGTCATGGATAGTCGCCAGTTTCATTGTagctttacatttttatatatataaccgAATTCTTATCGATCCAACACAAAATAAGCACCAAAGTTACATTTTATAGTTCCATTTGGTCAAATTAACTGTGTGGCCTACAGATATTCCGCATATGCATTTTCYAATTCACACTAACTGTGTAAATGGTTTAGTCCTAGGTCTAGGATGGCCGCTGCTGTGGGTGTAAACAAGCAGGGAACCGCAGCAACGATGGACGTCTGTGTTCGGCACGTCAGGGGGGCCACAAGCAGCACGGTGAAGGTTGGTTGAATACTTGCACGTCTAAATAAGCATATAAACAGCGTTTGAAGGCGATACGTCGTTTGCTCAAATTACCGACAAGGGCGCTCGGATCGGGGGAACTCTCAATTCTGCTGTTTTGCGGCCGGGCCGTAAACGCATTGTCAAACGATCGGCCTgaatttgtttgtgtgtctgcgtaGACAATAGACATGCAATCCACAAGATTACAAACA includes:
- the mzt2b gene encoding mitotic-spindle organizing protein 2 isoform X2; its protein translation is MSHSQQQSAPGPLPTAPDSPAMGLTVSGNVTKYAMKKKKILNAEESELFELTQAAGIAMDQEVFKIIVDLLKMNVAPLAVFQTLKAMCAGQRIAETSMGDSSTASYPNTTTAPTEPRVRSKAGAGHGEKSREGSSQRVPRQPSATRGQKTNKSSGSSSSSSQITPTTTN
- the mzt2b gene encoding mitotic-spindle organizing protein 2 isoform X1, producing the protein MSHSQQQSAPGPLPTAPDSPAMGLTVSGNVTKYAMKKKKILNAEESELFELTQAAGIAMDQEVFKIIVDLLKMNVAPLAVFQTLKAMCAGQRIAETSMGDSSTASYPNTTTAPTEPREEDSVVSGPKSFKPPAPPPTSSSTSSSAGPRPTRVNSKMVHDTSSPHSQVRSKAGAGHGEKSREGSSQRVPRQPSATRGQKTNKSSGSSSSSSQITPTTTN